DNA sequence from the Carnobacterium funditum DSM 5970 genome:
AATAATCGTTTTGCATACTTACTTCAATGACTGTTTTATACGATAACATATGTGTTTCATTTTCATCTTTATTATTTTGTCCAATTTGGAATCATTTCGACATCGGCAGCTTCTAATGTTGTAAATATGGGACATCTTGAATCAACTATTATTTGTAATTCATTAATACGCTCTTCAGATTCGTTTGTTTTTACACGAGCATTTATTTTAATTGATTTAAAGTAAGGACGGACATCTTTATTACCCATCATGCCTTCTGGATTCATTTCTCCTTTTATATCAAATTCTATACCTTGAAGATCAAAATCTATTTCTTTTGCTACCATATTAGCTATAGCGTTCTCACATCCTGCTAGTGAAGCTAGAAATACCCCCAGTGGATTTGCTCCTTCATCTTTTCCACCCAATTGTTGAGGCTCATCAATAATAATCTGATGCCCTTTAGAATTAGCGACTGTTTGCATCCCTTTTGAAATTGCTGTAATTTTTTCGATTTTTTTAGTCATTTGATT
Encoded proteins:
- a CDS encoding OsmC family protein; the encoded protein is MTKKIEKITAISKGMQTVANSKGHQIIIDEPQQLGGKDEGANPLGVFLASLAGCENAIANMVAKEIDFDLQGIEFDIKGEMNPEGMMGNKDVRPYFKSIKINARVKTNESEERINELQIIVDSRCPIFTTLEAADVEMIPNWTK